A window of the Synechococcus sp. LTW-R genome harbors these coding sequences:
- a CDS encoding NfeD family protein, with the protein MTALLWFLVALALLALEWLGVEFDGLLAAALAALLVSLLCAWLPLSLGLQLLLFAAGSLALLVLLQRWSARKRERAIRQSDAAQYAEVISGFDAGSDQGRVLWHGQSWAAENLEPGQALRPGSQVLVMGRDGTNLQVLPNA; encoded by the coding sequence GTGACTGCGCTGCTCTGGTTTCTGGTTGCCTTGGCCCTCTTGGCCCTCGAGTGGCTCGGGGTGGAGTTCGACGGCCTGCTCGCCGCGGCCCTCGCCGCCCTGCTGGTCTCGCTGCTCTGCGCCTGGTTGCCCCTGAGCCTGGGGCTGCAGCTGCTGCTGTTTGCCGCCGGCTCACTCGCCCTACTTGTGCTGCTGCAGCGCTGGTCGGCGCGCAAACGGGAGCGGGCCATCCGCCAAAGCGACGCGGCCCAGTACGCAGAGGTGATCAGTGGCTTTGATGCCGGAAGCGACCAGGGGCGGGTCCTCTGGCATGGCCAAAGCTGGGCGGCGGAGAACCTGGAGCCTGGCCAAGCACTCAGGCCCGGCAGCCAGGTGCTGGTG